From Pristiophorus japonicus isolate sPriJap1 chromosome 1, sPriJap1.hap1, whole genome shotgun sequence, a single genomic window includes:
- the LOC139260299 gene encoding histone H2B-like has product MPDKKKPVAKKGAKKVIKKTSPKSGKKCRKSRKESYSIYIYKVIKQVHPSTGTSSKAMGIMNSFVNDIFERIAGEASRLGHYNKRRTISSWEIQTAVRLLLPGELAKHAVSVETKAVTKYTSSK; this is encoded by the coding sequence ATGCCTGACAAAAAGAAACCAGTTGCCAAAAAAGGCGCCAAGAAAGTAATTAAGAAAACATCACCGAAGAGCGGCAAGAagtgcagaaagtcgaggaaggagagttactccatctacatctacaaagtaatAAAGCAGGTTCACCCCAGCACTGgcacctcctccaaggccatggggatCATGAACtcatttgtgaacgatatttttgagcgcattgcgggtgaggcttcccgtctaggccattacaacaagcgccgcaccatcagctcctgggagatccagaccgccgtgcgtctgctgttgcccggggagctggccaagcacgccgtgtcagtAGAGACAAAGgcagtgaccaagtacaccagctccaagtaa